From Pseudomonas hormoni:
GTAAAATTATTATGAGAATAATATTCTAGTCGTAATATTCGGAGGCAACGATGAACGATAAAAAAGCTCAAACCCGCGAACGCATCCTCAAGGCCGCCAGCGCAGCGCTGATTCAGCGCGGCCCGGCCGAACCGAGCGTGGGTGAAGTGATGGGCGCAGCCGGCCTGACGGTTGGCGGCTTCTATGCGCATTTCGAAAGCAAGGACGCGATGATGCTGGAAGCGTTCAAGCAACTGCTCGGTCATCGCCGTGGCCTGATCGCTGACATGGACACTGAATTGACCGGCGAAGAGCGTCGCGCGTTGGTGGCTGCGTTTTACCTGTCACGCAAACACCGTGATTCCTCTGAGTCGGCGTGCCCGATCCCGGCGTCTGTCGGCGAGCTGGGGCGTCTGCCGGACGCGTTTCGTGTGGCGTTGAATGAGCATGTGGAAATGATGGTCGCGCAGTTGGCGGCCAGCCCGGAAGACACCGACAAAGCCCTGGCCGACATGGCCTTGATGGTCGGTGGTCTGGCTCTGGCGCGGGCGCTGGGGCCAGGAGAATTGTCCGATCGATTGCTGCGTGCCGCCAAGTCGGCGGTGTTATGACCTGAAGGCAATGGCCTGAGGAGTGAGAGCGATGAGCACGTTAAAGTGGGTTCGTGGCGTTAATGGCACCTTGGGCTGGTTTGCACCGAAACTGGTCGCGAGCAAAATGCGACTGGCATTCATGACGCCGCGGGATCTGCCGCCGCGTGACTGGGAATTGCCGCTGCTGGCGAAATCCGAGCGCATCACTTTACGTTTCGGCCTGTCGGCGTTGCGCTGGGGACAAGGCCCGGCGGTGTTGCTGATGCACGGTTGGGAGGGCCGGCCGACGCAGTTTGCCAGTCTGATCACCGCGCTGGTGGATGCCGGTTACACCGTCGTTGCGCTGGACGGCCCTGCGCATGGTCGCTCACCGGGCAATGAAGCAAATGTCGTGCTGTTCGCCCGGGCCATGCTCGAGGCCGCCGCCGAGTTGCCGCCACTGCAGGCGGTCATCGGTCACTCGATGGGCGGTGCCAGCGCCATGCTCGCCGTCCAGTTGGGGTTGCGCACTGAAACCCTGGTGACGATTGCTGCGCCGGCGCGGATTCTCGGGGTGCTGCGTGGTTTCGCTCGCTATGTGCGACTGCCGCCAAAAGCTCGTTCGGCGTTCATTCGCCAGGTCGAAAAAGACGTCGGCATGCGCGCCGCTGCACTGGATGTCTCGCACTATCAACTCGACATGCCTGGGCTGATCGTTCACGCCGAAGACGACTGCTTCGTTCCGGTCAAGGAATCCCAACTGATCAATGAAGCCTGGTTCGACAGCCGTCTGTTGCGACTGGAAGAGGGTGGTCATCAACGGGTATTGGCTGACCCTCGGGTGATTGATGGCGTGTTATCACTGCTGGCCGGCCGCAGCCTGCAATCGCGCCAATCGGCCTGAGCATCCGTTACACTGCCCCGGTCGACATAATCTGACCGGGAGTGGGGCATGGGCTGGGATCGGGCAACGCCATTTATCATCGATCTGGAAGTGGGCGCCGAGGACATCGACGGGCTGGGTCACGCGAATAACGCGGTGTACGTGACCTGGCTCGAGCGCTGCGCCTGGCGTCACTCTCAGCGACTGGGTCTGGATCTGGTCGAGTATCGGCGGCTGGATCGGGCGATGGCGGTGGTGCGGCACGAGATCGATTACCTGGCCGCGGCCTACGAGGGCGATGAGTTGCAGCTGGCGACCTGGATCGTCGATTGGGATCAGCGTCTGAAAATGACCCGGCACTTCCAGCTGAAACGTCCCAGCGACAACACCACGTTGCTGCGGGCGCAAACCACGTTTGTCTGTATCGAATTGTCCACGGGCAGGCCCAAGCGCATGCCTGCAGAGTTCATTGAAGGCTATGGCCCGGCGTTGCAAGTTGCGAGCTGACACGGTCCTGTGGCGAGGGAGCTTGCTCCCGTTGGACCGCGAAGCGGTCCCCTGCAATGGAGAGTGCTGCGCACTCTAACGGGAGCAAGCTCCCTCGCCACAGAGGTATGAACAAGTCTTTCGACAGGGAATCCAGTAAACTGCCGCACGTTTTTCGTCGAGTGTGTTTTTCATGCAAATTGCTTTGGCACCCATGGAGGGGTTGGTCGACAACATCCTGCGGGACGTGCTGACCCGTGTGGGCGGTATCGATTGGTGCGTGACCGAGTTCATCCGGATCAACGATCAGTTGCTCACGCCTGCCTATTTCCACAAGTTCGGTCCTGAACTGCTGACGGGTGCGCGCACCGCGTCTGGCGTGCCGTTGCGCGTGCAGCTGTTGGGTTCCGATCCGGTGTGCCTGGCGGAAAACGCCGCGCTGGCCTGCGAGCTGGGGTCCGAAGTCATCGACCTGAACTTCGGTTGCCCGGCCAAGACCGTCAACAAGTCGCGCGGTGGGGCGGTGTTGCTCAAAGAGCCCGAGCTTCTGAACCAGATCGTCGAGCATGTCCGTCGCGCCGTTCCAGCGCACATTCCGGTCACCGCGAAAATGCGTCTTGGCTTCGACAGCCCTGACGGTTCGCTGGTCTGCGCCACGGCCCTGGCCGAAGGCGGCGCGGAACACATCGTGGTGCATGCACGGACCAAGATGGATGGTTACAAGCCACCAGCGCATTGGGAGTGGATTCCCCGGGTGCAGGACGTGGTCAAGGTGCCGGTGTTCGCCAATGGTGATATCTGGAGCGTTGAAGACTGGCGCCGTTGCCGCGAAATCAGCGGTGTGGAGGACATCATGCTCGGTCGCGGGCTGGTGTCGCGTCCGGACCTGGCCCGGCAAATCGCTGCCGCCCGTGCCGGTGAAGAAGTGGTCGAAATGAGCTGGGCCGAACTGCTGCCGCTGATTCAGGACTTCTGGTTGCAGGCCAAGGCACAGATGACACCCCGCCAGTCGCCCGGTCGCCTGAAGCAGTGGCTGGCCATGC
This genomic window contains:
- a CDS encoding TetR/AcrR family transcriptional regulator, coding for MNDKKAQTRERILKAASAALIQRGPAEPSVGEVMGAAGLTVGGFYAHFESKDAMMLEAFKQLLGHRRGLIADMDTELTGEERRALVAAFYLSRKHRDSSESACPIPASVGELGRLPDAFRVALNEHVEMMVAQLAASPEDTDKALADMALMVGGLALARALGPGELSDRLLRAAKSAVL
- a CDS encoding alpha/beta fold hydrolase; the protein is MSTLKWVRGVNGTLGWFAPKLVASKMRLAFMTPRDLPPRDWELPLLAKSERITLRFGLSALRWGQGPAVLLMHGWEGRPTQFASLITALVDAGYTVVALDGPAHGRSPGNEANVVLFARAMLEAAAELPPLQAVIGHSMGGASAMLAVQLGLRTETLVTIAAPARILGVLRGFARYVRLPPKARSAFIRQVEKDVGMRAAALDVSHYQLDMPGLIVHAEDDCFVPVKESQLINEAWFDSRLLRLEEGGHQRVLADPRVIDGVLSLLAGRSLQSRQSA
- a CDS encoding acyl-CoA thioesterase: MGWDRATPFIIDLEVGAEDIDGLGHANNAVYVTWLERCAWRHSQRLGLDLVEYRRLDRAMAVVRHEIDYLAAAYEGDELQLATWIVDWDQRLKMTRHFQLKRPSDNTTLLRAQTTFVCIELSTGRPKRMPAEFIEGYGPALQVAS
- a CDS encoding tRNA dihydrouridine synthase — its product is MQIALAPMEGLVDNILRDVLTRVGGIDWCVTEFIRINDQLLTPAYFHKFGPELLTGARTASGVPLRVQLLGSDPVCLAENAALACELGSEVIDLNFGCPAKTVNKSRGGAVLLKEPELLNQIVEHVRRAVPAHIPVTAKMRLGFDSPDGSLVCATALAEGGAEHIVVHARTKMDGYKPPAHWEWIPRVQDVVKVPVFANGDIWSVEDWRRCREISGVEDIMLGRGLVSRPDLARQIAAARAGEEVVEMSWAELLPLIQDFWLQAKAQMTPRQSPGRLKQWLAMLTRNYPEAVALFTVLRRETELDQVSRLLGLQVAEAA